Part of the Longimicrobium sp. genome is shown below.
TGTACACGTCGCCCGGGAGCAGCCACAGGCGGTCGCGGATCACCGACTCGTGCGTGGTGGTGTTCCCCTCGATGGCGATGTTGCGGATGTAGAACGGGCTGCGCTCGCTCACCGCCATGGTGACGTTCACCGTGGGGGCGCGCCCCGGCTGCGCCGGAATCCGCTCCACCACCGGCTCCACCTGCGCGTACAGGTAGCCCTCGTTGCGATAGAGCTGCTGCGCCTGGCGCACGGCGGCGTCCAGCGCGGCGCGGTCGAACACCTCGCCCGCCTCCTGCGTGTCCGTGCCGCCGAAGGGAAGGCCCAGCACCGAGCGGCGCTGCGTGGTCAGCAGGCGGCGCAGGTCGTCCGTGGGGAAGCGGGAGTTCCCCACCACCGACAGCTCGCCCAGCCGGTACTGCGGCCCCTCGTTCACCTCGATCACCAGGCGCGCCTTGCCGGTCGCCGGGTCCACCTCCAGCGTGTCGCGCACCACGGCGAAGTCGATGTAGCCGTGCTTCGCGTAGTACGAGGGAAGGTTCTCGCGCAGGTCCGCGTTGAACACCTCGCGGTCGAACCGGCCGCCGCGGAACCAGAAGAAGCCCTCCTCCTTCGTGTTCATGGCGCCTTCCAGCTTGTCGTCGCCGAAGGCCCGGTTGCCGCGGAAGTCCACGTCGGCGATCGCCAGGCGGCCGCCCTCGCGCACGTTGAAGGTCAGCCGCACCCCCTGCGCCGCGTTGGGCATGGGGCGCAGCGTGGTGTCGATGGAGGTGAGCTGCACGCCCTTCTTGGCCAGCAGGTCGCGCACCAGCTTCTCCGCGTCGCGAATGCGCTGCGGGTTGAGCGGCTCGCCGGCCTTGAGCTTGGCCGAGTCGCGCACCGTTCCGCCGCTCACGCTCCTGAGCCCCTGGAAGGTCACCTCGCCCAGCAGCGGGCGCTCGCGCACCTGCAGCACGATGGCGCCGTGGTCGGCCGCGACGGGGCGGAAGAACACGTCCACCGTCTCGAACTGCCCCGTGGCCATCAGCCGGTTGATGGCCGCGGGGATCTGGGTAGGCGTGACGTACGCGCCGCTGTGGATCGCTCCCGCGCCGCGCACCTGCGCCTCGGTAAGGCGCACGTTGCCGCGCACGAGCACCGTGTCCACGCGAACCCCCGGCTGGGCGGGGGCCGCGGGAGCCGGCGTCGTGGGATCCTGGGAGTGGGCGGCGCGGGGGAGTGCGCCGCCGAAGGCGAGAAGGAGGAGGGCCGCAGCGGCGGCCCGTCCCCCCCGGTTCTTGGGTTGCACTTGATCCCTACGTCGTCGTGTTCTGGGGGGAAAGTGCCCGGAACGCGAGCGACTGGCGATCCTCCGCCACCGTCACCTCGATCTCGTCGCCGGGGGAGTACTCCGCCATCAGGATCTTCTCCGAGAGCGGGTCCTCCAGGTATTTCTGGATGGCGCGCTTGATGGGGCGCGCGCCGAACTTCTCGTCGTAGCCGTGCTCGATCATGAAGTCCACGGCGTCGTCGGTGAGCTTCAGCGAAAGCTCCTCCTCCTTGAGCCGGTCCTCCACGTCGCGCAGCAGGTTGCCGATGATGCTGGCGATCTGCTCGCGGGTCAGCGGGTGGAACACGATCGAGTCATCGAGACGGTTGATGAACTCGGGGTTGAAGGTCCGCTCGATCTCCTCGCGGATCTTCTCCTCCATCCGGTCGAAGTTGCTCTGCTGCGTCCCCGTGGAGAAGCCGAGCCCCTTCCCCTTCCCCAGGTCGCGAGCGCCCAGGTTGGAGGTCATGATGATGACCGTGTTCTTGAAGTCGATCACCCGGCCGTAGTTGTCCGTCAGGTGCCCTTCGTCCAGCACCTGCAGCAGGATGTTGAAGACGTCCGGGTGCGCCTTTTCGATCTCGTCCAGCAGCACCACCGAGTACGGCTTGCGGCG
Proteins encoded:
- the bamA gene encoding outer membrane protein assembly factor BamA, translating into MQPKNRGGRAAAAALLLLAFGGALPRAAHSQDPTTPAPAAPAQPGVRVDTVLVRGNVRLTEAQVRGAGAIHSGAYVTPTQIPAAINRLMATGQFETVDVFFRPVAADHGAIVLQVRERPLLGEVTFQGLRSVSGGTVRDSAKLKAGEPLNPQRIRDAEKLVRDLLAKKGVQLTSIDTTLRPMPNAAQGVRLTFNVREGGRLAIADVDFRGNRAFGDDKLEGAMNTKEEGFFWFRGGRFDREVFNADLRENLPSYYAKHGYIDFAVVRDTLEVDPATGKARLVIEVNEGPQYRLGELSVVGNSRFPTDDLRRLLTTQRRSVLGLPFGGTDTQEAGEVFDRAALDAAVRQAQQLYRNEGYLYAQVEPVVERIPAQPGRAPTVNVTMAVSERSPFYIRNIAIEGNTTTHESVIRDRLWLLPGDVYNEERVLQSYQSINGLGFFESPMPQPDINPDPETGQVDLVFHVKEKQTGNLNFGTVFGGGYGGNSGRVAGFIGYQQPNLFGQGKQASLRAEYGYGRSTFEASYTDPALAGTRNSGSFSVYRRGDRYVRFGNGRRLVTGGSVNFGIPVPGSTRTRAFLGYSLSNTSYNASDNEECGGENQSIFCLPDALASRLSMSLTRDTKNHPLFPTQGVRESISLEQTGGPLGGTGNYQKLMGEAEWWAPVAAIGGGPRPIRMALGVRANAGTIFGEVGPFPFERFYIGGVQTSQPLQLRGYQEFSIGPRGYDVNCRSRFLQGCLGDSFLTMSGELAVRVSDILSVHAFSDAGNVYDDVAQFDPTRLFRSAGVGGTLVTPFLGAIGVDAAYGFDRAQPGWQVHFRLGNQF